One segment of Gemmatimonadota bacterium DNA contains the following:
- a CDS encoding TonB-dependent receptor yields MHRSFSRPIRPMSFAIVLLVALHAPGLAAQSEGRIVGRVIDAAQGTPIAGAVLEVVGTAVRTQTAIDGRYTLARVPAGVVSVRARYIGYQPKLVQDIVVPAGSTALQDITLAVQVVELEELAVTAAAERGSVARALEEQRYAPNVVSAVTQEQIAKSPDSDAGQAVQRVSGVTVQDGKYVFVRGLGERYTTTSLNGARVPSPEPEKKMVPLDLFPASLLEGITTSKTFTPDQSGDFSGASVNLKTREFPARRTFTLSTGTAVNDAATGKTLAKAPTTGREWLGFAGAERALPQGLAAAGNLSGSSQPQVNQYIASLRDVWSARRADGSPNGTFGLGLGGEDPFFGQRVGYLASFNYGYSQEVREGERKALATTGGPINQYRGSTARNGVLWGGLLNLSTRLGETSKLQLNNTYTRSADNEAKALHGVNEEFSQLGELAITRLSFTERSVRSHQLRGEHRFGDRSFLDWSATAARTRRYEPDRSDLIYQASVQPGTGHVTPTQWADIRQSAARTFSDLTESNYELGTNLLRHFGDSRSPWSVKVGGSVRLTDRAADSRAYDLRNFNLSASELTAPPEVLFGAANALAGRLLMSARTSSGRYTATDRVFAGYVQLEIPVSQAITFVGGGRVERWALDLDAIRANGVQVPVRRRNTDVLPAVALNIRLREDQTLRLSATQTLSRPEYREMADVTSFDVLGGLDINGNPDLKRALVQNFDVRWEFYPSVGEVVSLGVFAKRFSDPIERVTVATTGAPQLSFVNAERANNYGVEIELRKSLAVLTPALRNVTVFANTSLIHSRITPGNSSISALTSPERPMVGQAGYVVNAGLGWTDGSGRWSATALFNVVGRRISEAGQEPLPDTYESARKVLDASVQAPLFSTLTLKVDAKNLLNEPYRLTQGAVVREEYHTGRVFGVGLTWRP; encoded by the coding sequence ATGCATCGATCGTTCTCCCGTCCCATCCGCCCGATGTCCTTCGCCATCGTCCTGCTGGTCGCGCTGCACGCCCCCGGACTCGCCGCCCAGAGCGAGGGCCGGATCGTGGGACGCGTGATCGACGCCGCACAGGGAACCCCGATCGCGGGCGCGGTGCTGGAGGTTGTCGGCACGGCGGTGCGGACCCAGACCGCCATCGACGGTCGCTACACCCTTGCGCGGGTGCCGGCCGGAGTCGTTTCGGTCCGGGCCCGGTACATCGGGTACCAGCCCAAGCTGGTGCAGGACATCGTGGTACCCGCCGGGAGCACGGCCCTCCAGGACATCACGCTTGCCGTGCAGGTGGTGGAGCTCGAGGAGCTGGCAGTCACCGCGGCGGCCGAACGCGGCAGCGTCGCCCGGGCCCTGGAGGAGCAGCGGTACGCACCGAACGTGGTGAGTGCGGTCACGCAGGAGCAGATCGCCAAGAGCCCCGACAGCGACGCCGGCCAGGCGGTGCAGCGGGTGAGCGGGGTGACGGTACAGGACGGGAAGTATGTGTTCGTCCGTGGGCTCGGGGAGCGCTACACCACCACCAGCCTGAACGGCGCCCGGGTGCCGAGCCCGGAGCCGGAGAAGAAGATGGTGCCGCTCGACCTCTTCCCCGCCAGCCTGCTGGAAGGGATCACCACCTCCAAGACCTTCACGCCGGATCAGTCCGGGGACTTCAGCGGGGCCTCGGTGAACCTCAAGACCCGGGAGTTTCCCGCCCGGCGCACCTTCACCCTTTCCACCGGCACGGCGGTCAATGACGCCGCGACCGGGAAGACCCTGGCCAAGGCGCCGACCACGGGCCGCGAGTGGCTGGGCTTCGCCGGCGCGGAGCGGGCGCTGCCGCAGGGACTTGCGGCAGCCGGCAACCTCTCGGGCTCGAGCCAGCCCCAGGTCAACCAGTACATCGCGTCGCTGCGGGACGTCTGGAGCGCCCGGCGCGCCGACGGGTCGCCGAACGGCACCTTCGGCCTGGGGCTGGGCGGTGAGGACCCGTTCTTCGGTCAGCGGGTCGGCTACCTGGCTTCCTTCAATTATGGCTACAGCCAGGAGGTCCGGGAGGGAGAGCGGAAGGCGCTGGCCACGACCGGGGGACCGATCAACCAGTATCGTGGAAGTACCGCCAGGAACGGGGTGCTGTGGGGCGGGCTCCTGAATCTGAGCACCCGGCTCGGGGAGACGAGCAAGCTGCAGCTCAACAACACCTACACCCGGTCCGCGGACAACGAGGCCAAGGCCCTGCACGGGGTCAACGAGGAGTTTTCCCAGCTGGGCGAGCTGGCCATCACCCGGCTCAGTTTCACCGAGCGGAGCGTCCGCTCCCACCAGCTCCGGGGCGAGCACCGGTTCGGGGACCGCAGCTTCCTTGACTGGAGCGCCACGGCGGCGCGTACCCGGCGGTACGAGCCGGACCGCTCCGACCTCATCTATCAGGCCTCGGTGCAGCCCGGCACGGGGCATGTCACCCCGACGCAGTGGGCGGATATCCGGCAGTCGGCGGCGCGGACCTTCAGTGACCTGACGGAGAGCAACTACGAGCTGGGCACCAACCTCCTGCGTCACTTCGGGGACAGCCGGTCGCCCTGGTCCGTCAAGGTGGGGGGCAGCGTCCGCCTGACGGACCGGGCCGCGGACAGCCGGGCCTACGACCTCCGGAACTTCAACCTCAGCGCGTCCGAGCTCACCGCTCCGCCCGAGGTGCTGTTCGGCGCGGCCAATGCGCTCGCCGGTCGGCTGCTGATGTCCGCCCGGACCAGCTCGGGGCGGTACACCGCGACGGACCGCGTCTTCGCGGGCTACGTGCAGCTCGAGATCCCGGTGAGCCAGGCCATCACGTTCGTCGGCGGCGGGCGGGTGGAGCGGTGGGCGCTCGACCTCGACGCCATCCGGGCCAACGGCGTGCAGGTGCCGGTGCGGCGCCGGAACACCGACGTGCTCCCGGCCGTGGCCCTGAACATCCGGCTGCGGGAGGACCAGACGTTGCGGCTCTCGGCGACCCAGACCCTGAGCCGCCCCGAATACCGCGAGATGGCGGACGTGACCTCCTTCGACGTGCTCGGTGGCCTCGACATCAACGGCAACCCGGATCTCAAGCGGGCCCTGGTCCAGAACTTCGATGTCCGGTGGGAGTTCTACCCCAGCGTGGGTGAAGTCGTGAGCCTCGGCGTCTTCGCCAAGCGCTTCTCCGACCCGATCGAGCGGGTCACGGTGGCGACGACCGGCGCGCCCCAGCTGAGCTTCGTGAACGCGGAGCGGGCGAACAACTACGGGGTGGAGATCGAGCTGCGGAAGAGCCTGGCCGTCCTCACCCCGGCGCTCCGCAACGTGACCGTCTTTGCCAACACCAGCCTGATCCACTCCCGGATCACCCCGGGGAACAGCAGCATCTCCGCCCTGACCAGCCCCGAGCGGCCGATGGTGGGCCAGGCCGGCTACGTCGTCAACGCCGGGCTGGGCTGGACCGACGGGAGCGGCCGGTGGTCGGCGACAGCGCTGTTCAACGTGGTAGGCCGGCGCATCTCCGAGGCCGGGCAGGAGCCGCTGCCGGACACCTACGAGAGCGCTCGCAAGGTGCTGGATGCCTCGGTTCAGGCGCCCCTGTTCAGCACCCTGACGCTCAAGGTGGACGCCAAGAACCTGCTCAATGAGCCGTACCGGCTCACCCAGGGTGCCGTCGTGCGAGAGGAGTATCACACGGGGCGGGTGTTCGGCGTAGGGCTGACGTGGCGCCCCTGA